One Aphidius gifuensis isolate YNYX2018 unplaced genomic scaffold, ASM1490517v1 Contig4, whole genome shotgun sequence DNA segment encodes these proteins:
- the LOC122860053 gene encoding uncharacterized protein LOC122860053 isoform X1 yields MTTTEPVLKIPPGDEKNDSNSSESDTTSNFDIIEETNEGTGTSDTLDCSSESSSQTVRDIPMDTTDYNKVDSVIDVGQSSSQTKSVSFVSTKTSGLSELTSTQSSDSSSLSLNTKLPVINQALEMLDCSPVAKKRTRYDSYLIEKADNLSANFLKSLGACHLETDYNASERTNARHFQDLVTRLKEKFHSAETDRAHKLQILTLFPYEWSVDKIANIMETTKHMATVLKQLVEKKGLLSLPEPKKGKKISESTKRLVLDFYNDERNSSMMPGKKDFLSIRDESGKRTHVQKKLVLSNLNELFRSFQAEYPTIKIEFSTFAAMRPRYCILAGASGTHTVCVCSIHQNIKLMILGCNLKELTKDSTLQIESYEDCINAVICSESTDACHLGNCLNCPKMDVLNDYLDKLLEDNEIFQISYKQWVAKPRTTLETVMQDSFDFIRDFCEKTENLLRHAFIARCQGNFLKTLKESINDDEAIVICDFAENYAFIIQDAAPGFHWNNNQATVYTVVIYFKDYHKSLAIVSDNSHHDAIAVHIYTRITIDYIKSLNSRIKKIHYFSDGAPQQFKNYKNVVTLCHHKKNYGIEAEWHFFATAHGKGPCDGVGGTLKREAARASLQRPTDKQITTPKDLYDWANEANRLPNIAVKYSSAETYELEKIAIE; encoded by the exons ATGACTACGACTGAACCTGTATTAAAAATTCCACCAGGCGACGAAAAAAATGACAGTAATTCTAGTGAAAGTGATACCACGAGCAATTTTGACATAATTGAAGAAACAAATGAAGGAACTGGAACGTCAGATACTTTAGACTGTAGTAGTGAGTCGAGCTCTCAAACAGTTCGTGATATTCCAATGGACACTACCGACTATAATAAAGTAGACTCCGTTATAGATGTTGGTCAAA gTTCAAGTCAGACAAAATCAGTTTCATTTGTTTCTACCAAAACAAGTGGATTATCTGAGCTTACATCGACCCAATCCAGCGACTCATCTAGTCTTAGCTTGAATACAAAGCTACCAGTCATAAATCAGGCTCTGGAAATGTTAGATTGCTCACCAGTTGCTAAAAAAAGAACCAGGTATGATAGTTATCTAATAGAAAAAGCTGATAATCTATCCGCAAATTTTCTCAAGTCACTTGGAGCATGTCATCTTGAGACTGATTATAATGCTTCGGAAAGGACTAATGCTCGTCATTTCCAAGATTTAGTGACTcgtttgaaagaaaaatttcattctGCTGAAACAGACCGAGCACACAAACTACAAATTTTAACACTATTTCCATATGAATGGAGTGTTGATAAAATTGCCAATATTATGGAAACTACAAAACATATGGCTACAGTTTTAAAAcaacttgttgaaaaaaaaggtcTCCTTTCACTTCCAGAGCCCAAAAAAG gaaaaaaaataagtgaaaGTACAAAACGACTTgtacttgatttttataatgatgaaaGAAACAGTTCAATGATGCCTGGAAAGAaagattttttatcaattcgaGATGAAAGTGGAAAACGAACTCATGTCCAGAAAAAGTTAGTGCTATCAAATTTGAACGAATTATTCAGGAGTTTCCAAGCTGAGTATCCCACTATTAAGATTGAATTCTCAACTTTTGCAGCAATGAGACCAAGATATTGTATTTTGGCAGGAGCCTCCGGTACTCACACTGTGTGCGTTTGTTCAATACACCAGAATATCAAGCTCATGATTTTAg GTTGTAATCTTAAAGAGCTGACGAAAGACAGCACTTTGCAAATTGAATCTTATGAAGATTGCATTAATGCAGTTATTTGTTCTGAATCAACGGACGCTTGTCACCTCGGAAATTGCTTAAACTGCCCTAAAATGGATGTACTGAATGATTACTTAGATAAGTTGCTTGaagataatgaaatttttcagATATCATATAAACAATGGGTAGCAAAGCCACGAACTACTCTTGAAACTGTTATGCAAGattcttttgattttattcGTGACTTTTGTGAAAAAACTGAAAACCTTCTAAGACATGCATTTATTGCCAGATGTCAAGGAAACTTCTTGAAAACATTGAAGGAATCAATCAATGACGATGAAGCAATTGTTATTTGTGATTTCGCAGAAAATTACGcttttattattcaagatGCTGCACCTGGATTCCATTGGAACAATAACCAAGCTACTGTTTATACGGTAGTTATATACTTTAAGGATTATCACAAAAGTTTAGCAATTGTGTCAGATAACAGTCATCACGATGCAATTGCGGTTCACATATACACAAGAATAACGATCGATTATATCAAATCACTTAatagtagaataaaaaaaatacattatttttccGATGGAGCACCACAACAATTcaagaattataaaaatgtagtTACTTTAtgtcatcataaaaaaaactacgGAATCGAAGCAGAGTGGCATTTTTTTGCAACGGCACATGGTAAAGGGCCTTGTGATGGAGTTGGCGGTACTCTCAAAAGAGAAGCTGCAAGAGCAAGCCTACAACGACCAACTGATAAGCAGATAACTACACCAAAAGATCTCTACGACTGGGCAAATGAAGCTAACAGACTACCGAACATCGCTGTAAAGTATTCGTCAGCAGAAACTTATGAACTCGAAAAAATTGCCATCGAATAA
- the LOC122860053 gene encoding uncharacterized protein LOC122860053 isoform X2, producing MTTTEPVLKIPPGDEKNDSNSSESDTTSNFDIIEETNEGTGTSDTLDCSSESSSQTVRDIPMDTTDYNKVDSVIDVGQSSSQTKSVSFVSTKTSGLSELTSTQSSDSSSLSLNTKLPVINQALEMLDCSPVAKKRTRYDSYLIEKADNLSANFLKSLGACHLETDYNASERTNARHFQDLVTRLKEKFHSAETDRAHKLQILTLFPYEWSVDKIANIMETTKHMATVLKQLVEKKGLLSLPEPKKGKKISESTKRLVLDFYNDERNSSMMPGKKDFLSIRDESGKRTHVQKNNETKILYFGRSLRYSHCVRLFNTPEYQAHDFRL from the exons ATGACTACGACTGAACCTGTATTAAAAATTCCACCAGGCGACGAAAAAAATGACAGTAATTCTAGTGAAAGTGATACCACGAGCAATTTTGACATAATTGAAGAAACAAATGAAGGAACTGGAACGTCAGATACTTTAGACTGTAGTAGTGAGTCGAGCTCTCAAACAGTTCGTGATATTCCAATGGACACTACCGACTATAATAAAGTAGACTCCGTTATAGATGTTGGTCAAA gTTCAAGTCAGACAAAATCAGTTTCATTTGTTTCTACCAAAACAAGTGGATTATCTGAGCTTACATCGACCCAATCCAGCGACTCATCTAGTCTTAGCTTGAATACAAAGCTACCAGTCATAAATCAGGCTCTGGAAATGTTAGATTGCTCACCAGTTGCTAAAAAAAGAACCAGGTATGATAGTTATCTAATAGAAAAAGCTGATAATCTATCCGCAAATTTTCTCAAGTCACTTGGAGCATGTCATCTTGAGACTGATTATAATGCTTCGGAAAGGACTAATGCTCGTCATTTCCAAGATTTAGTGACTcgtttgaaagaaaaatttcattctGCTGAAACAGACCGAGCACACAAACTACAAATTTTAACACTATTTCCATATGAATGGAGTGTTGATAAAATTGCCAATATTATGGAAACTACAAAACATATGGCTACAGTTTTAAAAcaacttgttgaaaaaaaaggtcTCCTTTCACTTCCAGAGCCCAAAAAAG gaaaaaaaataagtgaaaGTACAAAACGACTTgtacttgatttttataatgatgaaaGAAACAGTTCAATGATGCCTGGAAAGAaagattttttatcaattcgaGATGAAAGTGGAAAACGAACTCATGTCCAGAAAAA CAATGAGACCAAGATATTGTATTTTGGCAGGAGCCTCCGGTACTCACACTGTGTGCGTTTGTTCAATACACCAGAATATCAAGCTCATGATTTTAg GTTGTAA
- the LOC122860054 gene encoding jerky protein homolog-like, translating to MTSKNISPTNIAKSLGISVSTISGWKNDEKLLSLQRDQIHAIRANKVKRLRQLDNSLVDEATWMWFKDQRKSGSPITGPIIQAQAIFFFWQHLETSKKFEASTGWLDKWKKRHQIRNVTLCGEKKSADYDAATEYPKEEVDTSTFKVQKERITAMACSNACAIIKLPLVVIGKFAKPRAIKNLQYLPLSYKSQKSAWMSRDIFSSLFFDEFVPFVAKKLEEKNLPAKAILFADNCSAHGDSLKSGDIEVVFLPPNTTSILQSKVACKI from the exons ATGACaagcaaaaatatttcacCAACAAATATTGCTAAATCACTTGGCATTTCTGTTTCAACCATTTCTGGGTggaaaaatgatgaaaagtTGTTAAGTTTGCAAAGGGACCAAATTCATGCTATTCGAGCCAACAAGGTAAAACGTCTACGTCAACTTGACAATTCACTTGTTGATGAAGCAACATGGATGTGGTTTAAAGATCAGAGAAAGTCAGGTTCACCTATAACTGGTCCCATTATCCAAGCtcaagcaattttttttttttggcaacatctGGAAACGTCTAAAAAATTTGAAGCAAGTACTGGTTGGTTAGACAAATGGAAAAAACGTCATCAAATAAGAAACGTCACTTTgtgtggtgaaaaaaaatctgCTGATTATGATGCTGCCACTGAGTATC CTAAAGAAGAAGTTGATACATCTACTTTTAAAGTACAAAAAGAGCGTATCACAGCTATGGCATGTAGCAATGCTTGTGCAATAATAAAACTACCACTCGTTGTAATTGGAAAATTCGCTAAGCCACgagcaataaaaaatttacaatatcttCCACTCAGCTACAAAAGCCAGAAAAGTGCCTGGATGTCTCgtgatatattttcaagtttgttttttgatgaattcGTGCCATTTGTAGCCAAgaaacttgaagaaaaaaatttaccagctAAAGCTATCTTGTTTGCTGATAATTGCAGTGCACATGGTGATAGTCTAAAAAGTGGTGATATTGAGGTAGTTTTTTTGCCACCAAACACTACGTCTATCTTACAATCAAAGGTTGCTtgcaaaatttga